The following proteins come from a genomic window of Hydractinia symbiolongicarpus strain clone_291-10 chromosome 2, HSymV2.1, whole genome shotgun sequence:
- the LOC130629973 gene encoding acid-sensing ion channel 4-A-like, with protein sequence MEMTRRLLCLPNKTLPSNDRPKIKDIATEYLENSTTHGIGNIYKTTRIFPRIFWIIAFVVFLSIFLSGIPKLISNLTANEHITRIHDETQENGIEFPAVTLCNANAVRFHKMDTLLKQFFPDISNWTHETYREKIQDLLLMSVDFNSTLLSWFGEQPEDFFAADTCLFSGEKCRYPEDFFMVSSSFRGNCFTFNFNGSLLQRKTGVEYGLTLIMDISQADYNIYIQDSAVSSVGAFVTMHNSGYTPPSNDEALLVAPNQISRMAIRKKSIQRLKYPYRDNCTDGNADFNMKGRNYTVSTCTHLCNIEEMHKYCKVVDTQALLTALYSSGRRYKSATTEDDFECLKRFESLFKNGKVKCSCPNPCYEEFFTNSISTASWPSEPELKQKIIELRRRNRNVTEKSFKENFLAIQIYYENFNIERTVHIPAYSIDDFFSDLGGSLGLWIGSSFLSLLEIGAMLVEMIRVKINSYFNFKTNANSVTSMT encoded by the coding sequence ATGGAAATGACAAGAAGGCTTTTGTGTCTTCCAAACAAAACTTTACCCTCAAATGATCGtccaaaaataaaagatattgctACCGAGTATTTAGAAAATTCTACGACACATGGTATTGGAAACATATATAAAACAACTCGGATTTTTCCACGAATATTTTGGATTATCGCgtttgttgtatttttgagcATCTTTCTAAGTGGCATACCGAAACTGATTTCGAATTTAACTGCAAACGAGCATATCACTCGAATTCATGATGAAACGCAAGAAAATGGGATCGAATTTCCGGCTGTCACTTTATGTAATGCTAATGCTGTAAGGTTCCATAAGATGGACACTTTACTTAAACAGTTTTTTCCCGACATAAGTAATTGGACCCACGAAACATATAGAGAAAAGATTCAAGATTTATTGTTGATGTCTGTGGACTTTAATTCTACATTGTTAAGTTGGTTTGGGGAGCAACCAGAGGACTTCTTCGCAGCAGATACCTGTCtatttagtggggaaaaatgcAGATATCCGGAGGATTTTTTCATGGTTTCTAGCTCATTTCGTGGAAATTGTTTTACATTTAACTTTAATGGAAGTTTGTTACAAAGAAAAACTGGAGTGGAATATGGACTAACGTTAATTATGGATATTTCACAGGCTGATTACAACATTTATATTCAGGACTCTGCAGTATCATCAGTTGGCGCTTTCGTTACCATGCACAATTCCGGCTACACACCACCATCAAACGACGAAGCTCTGTTAGTAGCTCCAAATCAAATAAGTCGAATGGCAATTCGAAAGAAATCAATTCAAAGATTAAAATATCCGTACAGAGACAACTGTACAGATGGGAATGCAGATTTTAATATGAAAGGAAGAAACTACACAGTATCAACGTGTACCCACTTGTGCAATATCGAAGAGATGCATAAATATTGTAAAGTTGTGGACACACAGGCCTTACTCACCGCACTGTACTCTTCGGGAAGGCGGTATAAATCTGCTACAACTGAAGACGATTTCGAATGTCTCAAAAGATTTGAATCTCTTTTTAAGAACGGTAAGGTTAAATGCAGTTGTCCCAATCCTTGCTACGAAGAATTTTTTACAAACAGTATCTCGACTGCTTCATGGCCTTCCGAGCCTGAGTTAAAACAGAAAATAATCGAACTGCGAAGGCGTAATAGAAACGTCACAGAAAAGtctttcaaagaaaattttttagcgATTCAAATATATTACGAAAACTTTAACATCGAGAGGACGGTGCATATACCAGCTTATAGCATCGATGATTTCTTCTCTGATCTAGGTGGCTCTTTAGGCTTGTGGATTGGCAGCTCATTTTTATCGTTACTAGAGATTGGAGCAATGTTGGTCGAAATGATCAGAGTTAAAATTAACTCTTACTTCAACTTTAAAACAAACGCAAATTCAGTGACATCTATGACTTAG